The Candidatus Taylorbacteria bacterium genome includes a window with the following:
- a CDS encoding A/G-specific adenine glycosylase yields MRALIKNKFQKTIWDFYAKNKRQFPWRPPTLSLRRAKGELDPYRILVSEIMLQQTQVGRVVAKYEAFVRIFPNFRTLARASLRDVLVLWQGLGYNRRAIALKKIAEIVEEKYKGALPESVEELDELPGIGEATASSIMAFAWNHPTVFIETNIRRVFIHHFFKDKKKIRDEDILFLVEKTLPAKNFREWYYALMDYGAMLKTEVPNPNRMSAHYAIQSKFKGSNREVRGGILKFVADKRKTTLNELNELPFDVRMIEKNLEALVNEGFLRKNVETITIQ; encoded by the coding sequence ATGAGGGCATTAATAAAAAATAAATTCCAGAAAACTATATGGGATTTTTATGCTAAGAACAAACGTCAATTCCCGTGGAGGCCGCCTACGCTTTCGCTACGGCGTGCCAAGGGAGAACTCGATCCGTACAGAATTTTGGTGTCGGAAATCATGCTTCAGCAGACCCAAGTGGGGAGGGTAGTGGCGAAGTATGAAGCGTTTGTGAGAATTTTTCCTAATTTTCGGACGCTCGCTCGAGCATCTCTTCGTGATGTGCTTGTACTGTGGCAGGGGTTAGGCTACAATCGGCGAGCCATTGCGCTTAAGAAAATTGCAGAAATTGTGGAGGAAAAATACAAAGGTGCATTGCCAGAGAGCGTGGAAGAACTTGACGAATTGCCGGGGATAGGGGAGGCAACCGCGTCTTCGATTATGGCATTTGCGTGGAATCACCCTACTGTTTTTATTGAGACAAATATCCGACGTGTTTTTATTCATCACTTTTTCAAGGATAAAAAGAAAATTCGTGACGAAGACATTTTGTTTTTGGTGGAGAAAACATTGCCGGCGAAAAATTTCCGAGAATGGTATTACGCTCTTATGGATTATGGAGCAATGTTAAAAACTGAAGTGCCCAATCCAAACCGCATGAGCGCGCATTACGCAATTCAGTCGAAGTTTAAAGGTTCAAACAGGGAAGTCCGTGGTGGAATCCTCAAATTTGTTGCCGACAAGAGAAAAACAACGCTAAATGAACTTAATGAATTACCGTTCGATGTGAGAATGATAGAAAAAAATCTTGAGGCTCTAGTAAACGAAGGGTTTTTAAGGAAAAATGTAGAAACAATTACAATCCAATAA
- a CDS encoding YraN family protein produces the protein MKLHDGHNKKVGTQGEDIACVFLMKHGYKIIERNYWRKWGEIDIVTEFDNELHFIEVKAVSRESLDDVTHVTSSYRPEDNVHYQKQKRLSRVFQTYLIDKHRENEEWTFDLVCVYLSDTDQKAGVKIIKDIIL, from the coding sequence ATGAAACTTCACGATGGTCATAACAAGAAAGTTGGGACACAGGGCGAGGATATTGCATGTGTGTTTCTCATGAAACATGGCTATAAGATAATTGAGAGGAACTACTGGAGAAAATGGGGAGAAATTGATATTGTCACTGAATTCGATAACGAGCTTCATTTCATTGAGGTAAAGGCAGTTTCACGTGAAAGCTTGGACGATGTTACACATGTAACATCTAGCTATCGTCCAGAGGATAACGTGCATTATCAGAAGCAAAAGCGTCTCTCTAGGGTGTTTCAGACGTATTTGATTGATAAACATCGGGAGAATGAGGAGTGGACATTTGATCTTGTCTGCGTTTATCTATCGGACACTGACCAGAAAGCTGGCGTAAAAATTATAAAGGACATTATTTTGTAA